Proteins co-encoded in one Puntigrus tetrazona isolate hp1 chromosome 20, ASM1883169v1, whole genome shotgun sequence genomic window:
- the pln gene encoding cardiac phospholamban isoform X1, with protein sequence MEKVQHMTRAAIRRASTMEVPQQAKQNMQELFVNFCLILICLLLIYIIVLLIKAHVSLSIVFSSFRGM encoded by the exons ATGGAGAAGGTGCAGCACATGACGCGGGCGGCCATTCGGCGGGCGTCCACCATGGAGGTCCCCCAGCAGGCCAAGCAAAACATGCAGGAGCTCTTCGTCAACTTCTGCCTCATCCTCATCTGCCTGCTGCTCATCTACATCATTGTCTTGCTGAT AAAAGCTCATGTCAGTCTGTCGATCGTGTTTAGCTCTTTCCGCGGCATGTGA
- the pln gene encoding cardiac phospholamban isoform X2, which translates to MEKVQHMTRAAIRRASTMEVPQQAKQNMQELFVNFCLILICLLLIYIIVLLISFRGM; encoded by the exons ATGGAGAAGGTGCAGCACATGACGCGGGCGGCCATTCGGCGGGCGTCCACCATGGAGGTCCCCCAGCAGGCCAAGCAAAACATGCAGGAGCTCTTCGTCAACTTCTGCCTCATCCTCATCTGCCTGCTGCTCATCTACATCATTGTCTTGCTGAT CTCTTTCCGCGGCATGTGA